The Pyrus communis chromosome 12, drPyrComm1.1, whole genome shotgun sequence genomic sequence GCTGAAATCAACGAGAACTCTAGGGCTTGAAGACTCACCGGAAAGTATGACATCTTCCATGTTTGCTGTTTTACGACCACCGTGTTGAGAAAATAACTCGAGGTCCTTTGCCAGCTGTTCTGCTTTGCAGAAATTGCAAATCTTCCATTAGTAATCCATGAGTGCTGCAAATCTTCAATTGCAGCAATCTAAACTTTCTTTCACAATGATGCATCAAAAGCTATCTCACAATTTTCAAATCATCACATAATATCTCTCACGATCCCTCTTACCAACAAATCTAATCCGAATTTCAAACGAAATGCATTCATTCTCCTCCCAGTAATCCAACTTCCAAATCAGACCTATCATTTTTCAATCGAACTCCAAAAACCCAATTCAGAAACTAATGTTCCTACCAAAAGAGGCAGTCCATTTTGGAGTATCAATCACCTCCTACCAACAAATCTAACTGGAATTGCTTCGGTCCACGCAAACGACATTCGTTCATCGAAATTCATTTCTGCTCCGAGTAAGGAAGTAGCCCAATTCCTAATCCGACATTTCATTTCTCTATCAAACTCCAAAAACCCAGTTCAGAAACTAAAATCATTACCAAAATAGGCATTCCGATTCGATTTTCAATCACACAAGCACAAGAATTCCACCGCTCTGTTCCATCCGGTTCTATCATCGATTAAACGAAACTGTGCGGTCATCGCAATTTTCCCAAAATTCTTAATTGTAAAGCAAGAAGCAAAAAGATCAAAGCTAAACACAAAATACCTGTATACTTGAAGGCCAAATCGGCAATGCAAGTCATCACGGGGCCTGAAATCTCCATGTCGTTTCGCTTCGCTGCGCAGCGAATGGGGAATTTGTAAACGAAATCAGAACCGTCcaaattaatgaaatattgTGGAAAATTGGAGAATGCGTGCGTTTACCTTCGGCTTCGGCGATATGGATGGTGGAGAGTCTGAATCGATCTTTGAGAAGCTCGCTCACTGAGTCGTCTTCCTCCCTCTCCATTTTTTACTCTTCTTGCTCTGTGGGAAATTCTAGGGTTCCGTTTACTTGTACCAGTTGCGCGCGGGAAAACGGATCAAACGCAGCGTTTGGTAAATTGAAATGGAGATTGAACTTCGCAGGTTTTGGgtggaaaaaaacaaaaaacaagaagacCCAAaaccagctttgaaaaatcgattttttttcacatctgttttacataaaagtttactaaataCTATAAtagtgcttttttctttttcttttcaaaagcacttttacaaaaaagtttaccaaacactctgctactttatttcacagctacttattctcacagcacagcaaaagcaattttttttcaaggcacagcaataccaaaccagcccttaaacGCACCGCTTTGCTCATCTATTGTGTTTTGTCGTCTCATAGTATATTTGTTTTTCTATATTCCAGGTACGAAGACTTCAACTTGGAAGCCTCGTATACATTCCTTTAAGCCTGAAGTAATAGAAAAGTTACTCTTTTGTAATTGAAAGGTCGTTGATTTGAGTAgtgaaaataacatttttacaaAAGTAAGAGTAATGTTACGTATGATATACGTTGCCCTTCTTCGACTCTCATAAAGCGAGGAGCCGTATTGGCATGGGATCGTGCTTTTTTTATGTGCAGTTGGCTAGATGCGATGAGTTTGATAACATTACAGTTTCGAGTCGTGGATGTAATCTTTTTACAAAAGCAAGAGTGGTGTTGCGTATGATGTATGTTCAGCTCTCAACTCTCAAAAAACGGAGAACCTTATTTGTTTAGGATCATCTTTTTTTATGTGCAGTTGGCCAAATGCGATAAGCTTGATAACAATGTGATTTTGATTCATGGTGGCAATCGAGGTTTAGGATGAAAGGTTAGTCTAGAATTTTGGTTGTTTTAGGTTCCATGGGTCTGACTAGGGTTATGATGTACTGGTGATGAAGGCTTCGTAGTTGCTAGTgtggatattgtccgctttagttGTGCAACGTTGAcatgctttaatttttttttcatttgatcaTTATggttacaattaaaaaaatcaaagtgtTGATGTTAAATTGAATTGAAGTATTAGTCCATGAATCTGTTATAATATGAAGTATTGGTCATTTTGAGTAATTCCGTTAGAATTTTAGTCAATTATTTGCCTTTTGAAACCCTTCATTTTAGAGTTTTAACGatgttattaaaaaatatgattGCTCCATCCATAAATTTGTAGTTCAGCGACCAAAGCTTTAATCGGGTCAAAATTCGAGGACCAATGTTCCAATTTTCTCTTACAACTAATGTCTTTGATATATtgtaagagaattgttattagcatttcaaaattcgcattctacattccaaactttgtatatttagaaaaaaaaatatatacttgTAATGAGTGTAGaaagagatttttggagtgtcacatcccggcccgagcccTCACCatatcctgggctcgactccaccgtagcacgatattgttcgctttggcccctaccacaccctcacggttttgtttatgggaactcacacgagaacttcctagtaggTCACCTAttctgggattgctctagcccaaactcgcttaacttcggagtttcgatggaatcggaagccaatgagctcccaaaatgccttgtactaggtagagatgagaatatacatataaggtttacatGATTCatttccctgggcgatgtaggatgttacaatccaccccccttaggggcctgatgTCCTCATCGACACACTTTCGACCAGGGATTGGCTttgccatagcacgatattgtccactttgggccccgaccacacccttacggttttgttaacgggaactcacacaagaacttcccagtgggtcactcatcctaggattgctctcacgcgatCTCGCTTAATTTTGTAGTTTCAATGAACttcgaagccagtaagctcccaaaaggcctcgtgctaggtaaagatgggaatatacatataagacttacatGATTCACTCCCCGGGGCaatatgggatgttacaatccaccccccttaggggtccaaCGCCTTCGTTGGCACACTTCTGGCCAGggattgactctgataccaaattgtcgcATTCTGGCATGTGCCCTCACTAtatctcgggctcgactccactgtagcacgatattgtctgctttgggcccctactacaccctcacagttttgtttctaggaactcacacgagaacttcctagtgggtcacccatcctgggattgctctaacccaaactcacttaacttcggagttctaatggaacccgaagccagtgagctcccaaaaggcctcgtactaggtagagatgagaatatacatataaggcttacaagatccacttccctgggtgatgtgggatgttacatggagtgtcaataacacttccctattgTAATTGTAAACATGTTTGAAGTACGGTTTAAGCTTATCTAATGAATATGTGGCATGAAGTTCCTACAACGTTTGCTTTCAACAGGGTAACGTTCGCAAATTAAATTCATGATTTTAGGATAGGTGCtaatattttcataattaaGTTTATCCTTATGTCAATtaatactacggtttagtgatattcctcttcatttttaAGTGAGAGGTCCTAGGTTTGGTTCTCGCCGATGGCAAATTTGAAGCACATTATTGCTAGGCTATTATGAGACTTAACTCACTCTTCcgcccccttagtgtagattaaACCTGGCATTTCAAACCcgacccaacccaacccattaAAATGAGTATTCGTGTAAGTGTTTAATGGGTCGAGTGGTTAACGGGTCATTTTGGGTGAATCTGTAAGACCCGTTAACCACTCGTTAACACCCGTTATTGAGAGCTTTGGTGTAATTTCAATAGTCAATAATGAAACCCCTATTGTTGTATTAGCACCTCTAACGCATTTCTTTACTCCCGTCCTTCTTTGGTCATCTTCTCCGAACTCAGCTGATGACAATTCCACATCAGAAGAATCACATGTCAAAACTCAGCTGATGACAATTCCATAGCAGAAGAATCACATGTCAATGTTGCTGTTGCTATTGCTAACGACGACGACAAAGATGATGATGATACTGAGTTGGGAGTCTTGGATTCAGGTCTTTCTCGAGATGTGAAAAGCATTGTCGACATCTTAAGTTTACGGAGCAAGTTGTTGGGCTCtaagatgaagaggaagctcgATCAATGTGGCATAGTAGCCTCGTCAGAGTTGGTGGTAGCGGTTCTTTCACGCATTCGCAATGATTGGGAAAATTTGACACTGCTCACACTCTCTTGATCATGATCAGGAGGTACTCTTGTGTTCATGATGTTGGCAAGGCTATCAATACTATGCTTATAAACGCTTTCACTTTGATATATATatgcgcacacacacacacgatgTTAGTTAATGTCTGTAATTTTGGTTAAAAGATGTGTAATTTGTATTGGaattcaaaatgaaaaaaaaaaaaaaattgttaacggGTGTTAACGagtgaaatggatgacttattAAATTAACGGGTTGGGTTTGGGTGACGCGTTAGCTTAACGGGTTGGGTTCGGGTGACCCGTTAAATTAACGGGTCGCGTTGAACTCGACCCAAACCCAATAAACCCGACCCGTTTACAGGTCTAGTGTAGATAATAccctttcttaaaaaaaaaaagtttatccTTATATTATGGCTATGTAATGATGGTTGGAAGATAATGAAATCATTTTTGCATCTGCCGTTgtctccaaacccagatttttGCATAtcacaaaattaataatataccAAATATGTAACCACCAAAATCTCTGATTTCCTTAACTGGCGATTCGTACCACATCTGGGCTCAAGGCAATTCCTTAAATCTGCCAAAACTGATTAGATTACACCAAAAACCATAAGATATGAAACCGTCACATGATGATAGTAATTCACGTGTCATAACATCAATGGTTGACAGACTTCTACACTCCCGATGCCTAGAGTATATTTTTAATAGATATATACGTGTTGCAAAATAACTGGATTGGTAACCCGATGTAGCAAAGTTACGGTCACACTGAATTATTTCTCCGCTGAGAGTGCCTATGCATTGAAGATTAGGCTGTAAATTTTACTTAATTTGTAGGATTTACTAGCAATATATGGGCTGTAAATACTTATAGGAGGAGCCATTGTCCCAAAAGCACAGTCCTCATCACTTATAACCAAAACTTTTGTGTGATAAGAAGACCCTTCGGTCTCCTGATGGCATTGGAGTCTATGAATCATGAAGCTGCCAGTCCTAGACCTGACCAAGCTGACAAGCAGCAAACGCCTAACGGGAGCAGTGAAGACAAAACGAAGATCACGAGGCACCCTCGATGGACCAGACATGAGACCTTTGTCCTCATAGAGGGCAAGAGGGTCGTGGAGAATGCAGTCCAGAGGGGCCAGCGATCTACTTCAGCGTTGGGGGCAGAAAATTTCGAACCCAAGTGGGATTTGGTCTCGTCTTACTGCAGGCAGCGCGGCATGAGCAGATTGCCGGTTCAGTGCAGGAAAAGATGGAGCAATCTGCTTGTGGATTTTAAGAAAATCAGGAACTGGGAGGCACAGATAGAGCGAGAGGCCGAGTCTTTTTGGGTGATGAGGAATGATGCGAGGAGGGAGAGGAGGCTGCCTGGGTTCTTTGATCGGGAGGTTTACAATGTGTTGGATGGAAAGGAAGTGACTGCAACGGAAGCCTGTCCACTGGCATTGTTTATGCCGGGGCAAACAGATGCGATGGATGGTGATGGAACAGAGGAGGCGGCTgcagaggaagaggaggaggaggaaggacCTGAGAAAGATTTACATGGCGGTCGAGATGATATGGCAGAAGATGGATTATGTTCAGATTTTGAGGAGTCTGGGCAAGACAAGACAATCAAGAAATCGAAGAACGAAAACATTATGCAAGGAAGTCCAACAAAAACAGTCACAACTCCAATGCCTAATTCAggtgatttattttctttgcatcaaaatcatttcattacaATTGTGAATCGTCATCCTATAAGCTTTCGGGTTTACGATTCTTCATCTGAATGCAAAAGGTCTATCTGAATACCTAGTCAAAACATAACACATTGGGATTGAAGCAAACTTACaacttgaattttgtttatttgttgtgATTCGATTATACAGGGGCGGTAAAGGAGAAACGAAGTCTAGGCTCAAAGACTTCCGGAGAAAATATTTATCAGGAGAAATGGAAGCAGAGGCGGGTGTCGACAGATGAAAGCGAACACAGCAACAACATCGACCAGCTGGTCAAAGTTCTGGAAAGGAACAGCAACATGCTGAGTGCGCAACTTGAAGCTCATAACATAAATTGCCATTTGGAAAGGGAACAAAGGAAGGAGCAAAACAACAGCATACTCACTGCTCTCGGCAAGGTCACAGATGTTCTAGCAAGAATTGCTGACAAACTATGATCAAACTTCGTGGTAAAGTGAAAAATCCTAGGAAGCTGCATACACATCTTTATCTTAggctcatttttattttcttcttgttccaGTTATTGACATAAAGCTATCAAATTTCTTTCTTCGAGTCTTAAGTGGTTAATTACAGACAACATCAGACTCCGTAAGAGATACACAGATCATTGTTAGCTTCGGAAACTTGATCGTTGCATCTGCTTACTGTTATGGTTATCAAGTTTTTGCCATCTAGCTATGCAAATCGAAACCAGGATAATAAAATTTCAGAATTGTTTCTTGGGATCGAAGGCAACgaatttaaatttcatataaaGACACAAAATTGTCATCATACAATTAAGATTGATACATGAACATCTAGTTTATAAAGAGTACAAAAGCCATACATACACGAAGAGGATGAGATTCGTGAGAACGTACATGTAAATGAGCTTTACAACCAGTTAGAGGAAGATCCTAAGAATTTTCGGTATCAGAGCAAAATGCAGAACTCAAATATGGCATTCTTCCTCACTT encodes the following:
- the LOC137709849 gene encoding protein MHF1 homolog, with product MEREEDDSVSELLKDRFRLSTIHIAEAEAKRNDMEISGPVMTCIADLAFKYTEQLAKDLELFSQHGGRKTANMEDVILSVHRNEHLAAMLRSFCNDLKAKEPQSERKRKKGSKKEDQATTSVVHIPDS
- the LOC137710445 gene encoding trihelix transcription factor ASR3-like, yielding MALESMNHEAASPRPDQADKQQTPNGSSEDKTKITRHPRWTRHETFVLIEGKRVVENAVQRGQRSTSALGAENFEPKWDLVSSYCRQRGMSRLPVQCRKRWSNLLVDFKKIRNWEAQIEREAESFWVMRNDARRERRLPGFFDREVYNVLDGKEVTATEACPLALFMPGQTDAMDGDGTEEAAAEEEEEEEGPEKDLHGGRDDMAEDGLCSDFEESGQDKTIKKSKNENIMQGSPTKTVTTPMPNSGAVKEKRSLGSKTSGENIYQEKWKQRRVSTDESEHSNNIDQLVKVLERNSNMLSAQLEAHNINCHLEREQRKEQNNSILTALGKVTDVLARIADKL